A portion of the Acidisarcina polymorpha genome contains these proteins:
- a CDS encoding MarR family winged helix-turn-helix transcriptional regulator, with translation MGARLQEEIKQNKPFSGLEQETILNIHRTSGLMLHLIQQILKPRGLTAPQYNVLRILRGAGEPGLRCSEIGERMVSRDPDITRLLERLEREALIERHRNDRDRRVVYSRITSAGLEVLAQLDPVVDASAKSMLGHMTEEKLRCLIELLEEIRQGIAA, from the coding sequence ATGGGAGCCAGACTCCAGGAAGAAATTAAGCAGAACAAGCCGTTTTCTGGTCTGGAACAAGAGACGATCCTAAACATCCACCGGACCTCCGGCCTTATGCTGCACCTGATCCAGCAAATTCTTAAGCCGCGCGGGTTGACTGCGCCGCAGTACAACGTGTTGAGAATCTTACGAGGCGCCGGCGAGCCGGGTCTTCGATGTAGTGAGATTGGAGAACGGATGGTCAGCCGCGATCCGGATATCACCCGTTTGCTCGAGCGCCTGGAGCGCGAAGCGCTTATCGAGCGCCATCGCAATGACCGGGACCGGCGGGTGGTCTACTCGCGAATTACTTCGGCCGGTCTGGAGGTCCTGGCCCAATTGGATCCGGTCGTCGATGCCTCGGCAAAGTCGATGCTGGGCCACATGACAGAAGAAAAACTTCGGTGCTTGATAGAACTGCTGGAAGAGATTCGACAAGGGATCGCGGCTTAG
- a CDS encoding helix-turn-helix domain-containing protein, with protein sequence MTANALCRRCHKPLEVDEPEALVPALVSSAGRSSDDGGLQVARAVRDLRHERNLSQRQLAGRMQVPRTYISKIENGKATPTLSSLERLAHALEVDICHLVHDARSRRHDETATILADPFLAEIAPYVAHLDGLQRSIFLNQVRDMAMGRRKSA encoded by the coding sequence ATGACCGCAAACGCGCTGTGCAGGCGCTGCCACAAACCTCTAGAAGTCGATGAACCTGAAGCGCTGGTACCCGCGCTGGTCTCTTCCGCCGGGCGGTCCTCGGACGACGGCGGCTTGCAAGTGGCTCGTGCCGTCCGCGACCTGCGGCATGAGCGCAATCTAAGCCAGCGTCAACTGGCCGGACGGATGCAGGTGCCGCGCACCTATATCTCGAAGATCGAGAACGGCAAGGCGACCCCGACTCTTTCCTCGCTGGAACGGCTGGCGCATGCGCTCGAGGTGGACATCTGCCATCTCGTCCACGACGCGCGCAGCCGCCGGCACGATGAGACGGCCACGATTCTTGCCGATCCTTTTCTGGCCGAAATAGCGCCCTACGTTGCGCATCTGGACGGGCTCCAGCGCTCTATTTTTCTCAACCAGGTGAGGGACATGGCAATGGGCCGGCGAAAGTCGGCCTAA
- a CDS encoding enoyl-CoA hydratase/isomerase family protein, whose product MSKYTTIQICDDSNVRTIKMNRPERRNALNATMIAELIIALEHAADGPCGALILTGAGKCFCAGLDLEELRQMESRTIEEHLSDAEQFAKLMRLLYDFPKPTIAAVNGPAIAGGTGLATVCDFTYASSDATFGYTEVRIGFVPAIVSSFLLRQLGEKQARDLLLSGRIFDAKEAHQLGLVTRIIVHPQILLREAFNQGLCLLKNSPEAMRWTKGLLGEHVRDSLDLETARAAQWNARAKQNDDFREGIHAFLEKRAPLWPSLHKKTSKYQPV is encoded by the coding sequence ATGAGCAAGTACACCACCATCCAAATCTGCGACGACAGCAACGTCAGGACCATCAAGATGAATCGTCCGGAAAGGCGCAATGCGCTGAATGCGACGATGATCGCCGAACTCATTATTGCGCTCGAACACGCTGCCGACGGACCTTGCGGCGCCCTCATTCTCACCGGAGCGGGGAAGTGTTTCTGCGCCGGGCTGGACCTCGAAGAGCTTCGGCAAATGGAATCTCGAACCATCGAAGAACATCTTTCCGACGCTGAACAGTTCGCCAAGCTCATGAGGCTGCTGTACGACTTTCCCAAACCGACCATCGCCGCAGTGAACGGCCCCGCGATCGCCGGGGGCACAGGGTTAGCCACGGTTTGCGACTTCACCTACGCCTCTTCCGATGCGACCTTTGGCTATACCGAGGTCCGGATCGGATTTGTGCCCGCCATTGTGTCTTCCTTCCTGCTTCGTCAGTTAGGCGAGAAGCAGGCCCGCGATCTGTTGCTCTCCGGCAGAATTTTCGACGCCAAAGAAGCGCACCAGCTTGGACTCGTCACACGGATCATCGTCCATCCCCAGATTCTGTTGCGGGAAGCGTTTAATCAGGGTCTTTGCCTGCTCAAGAACAGCCCTGAAGCGATGCGCTGGACCAAAGGATTGCTTGGCGAGCATGTCCGCGACAGCCTTGATCTGGAGACCGCACGGGCTGCTCAGTGGAATGCCCGCGCGAAGCAAAATGACGATTTCCGCGAGGGCATCCATGCTTTTCTGGAGAAGCGGGCGCCGCTCTGGCCTTCTCTTCACAAGAAGACCTCGAAGTATCAGCCTGTCTGA
- a CDS encoding isoprenyl transferase has translation MPLSSPSRVHELPADEQAVYRRLNADRLPRHVAIIMDGNGRWAGKRMLKRFLGHQQGAEAVQFVVETASRIDLPYLTLYAFSLENNLRRPKAEVSFLMRLLRAYLGNNVQRMNDNNVRIRYIGRTQELPSEVQEKMHWAEEATARNTGTVLTLALNYGARSELVDAVRSICAEVREGKLKIGEIGEEEIQRRLYTADMPDPDLVVRTSGEMRVSNFLLWQIAYSEIFVTDRLWPDFRGIHLLEAIEDYQRRERRYGGLGDGTESDDISSLPANTVLVPR, from the coding sequence TTGCCATTATCGTCGCCAAGCCGTGTCCATGAGCTGCCTGCCGACGAGCAGGCTGTTTACCGCCGTCTGAACGCAGATCGTTTGCCCCGCCATGTCGCCATCATCATGGACGGCAACGGACGATGGGCTGGCAAACGGATGCTGAAGCGTTTTCTGGGACACCAGCAGGGCGCGGAAGCCGTGCAGTTTGTCGTCGAGACTGCATCTCGAATTGACCTTCCCTACCTGACCCTCTACGCGTTTTCACTGGAAAATAACCTGCGCCGCCCTAAGGCTGAAGTCAGCTTCCTCATGCGCCTGTTGCGCGCGTATCTGGGCAATAATGTGCAGCGCATGAACGACAATAACGTCCGCATCCGTTATATCGGCCGCACCCAGGAACTGCCGTCCGAAGTGCAGGAGAAGATGCACTGGGCGGAAGAAGCCACTGCAAGAAACACCGGCACAGTGCTGACGCTGGCGCTGAATTACGGTGCCCGCTCGGAGTTGGTAGATGCGGTGCGTTCGATCTGCGCCGAGGTGCGCGAGGGCAAGCTGAAGATTGGGGAGATCGGCGAAGAAGAGATCCAGCGCCGTCTTTACACGGCCGACATGCCTGACCCTGATCTGGTGGTTCGGACTTCCGGAGAGATGCGCGTTTCAAACTTTCTGTTGTGGCAGATTGCGTACTCAGAGATATTTGTAACCGATCGGCTCTGGCCAGATTTCCGCGGTATTCACCTGTTAGAGGCAATCGAAGACTACCAGCGCCGCGAACGCCGCTATGGCGGCCTGGGGGACGGCACCGAGTCTGACGATATTTCAAGCCTGCCGGCGAACACGGTCCTGGTTCCCCGCTAG
- a CDS encoding type II toxin-antitoxin system VapC family toxin → MKIYLDASFMVSLYSLDVHSVAAGEALRLASISDTLLTSTFGELEVVNALRLRLFRKQASAAQIHLALKAFDKDLKAGVFDVVALPLDAFGRARKLALETTARLGTRTGDLLHVSTALELRVDRFYSFDTQQRTLAQSLNLMLND, encoded by the coding sequence TTGAAGATTTATCTGGACGCAAGCTTCATGGTTTCGCTCTATAGTCTCGACGTTCATTCCGTCGCTGCCGGAGAGGCCCTGCGATTGGCTTCAATATCGGACACTCTTCTCACCAGCACTTTCGGCGAACTGGAAGTCGTGAACGCACTTCGATTGCGGCTTTTTCGCAAGCAGGCTTCCGCTGCCCAGATTCACCTGGCCTTGAAGGCGTTTGATAAGGACCTGAAGGCGGGCGTCTTCGACGTGGTCGCTTTGCCGCTAGACGCCTTTGGACGCGCACGCAAACTGGCGCTGGAGACGACGGCGCGGCTTGGTACGCGAACCGGCGATCTGCTGCATGTTTCCACCGCGTTGGAACTCAGGGTAGACCGATTCTACAGCTTTGATACGCAGCAAAGAACGCTGGCGCAATCCCTTAACCTGATGCTGAATGATTGA
- a CDS encoding YceI family protein, whose protein sequence is MKVFSKAGLSKFLVIVGMVAGTAIAQAQTSTWKIDPAHSEADFTVKHMGISNVHGRFGGVTGTVNLDEKDPGKSSVNATIDVTTVDTGNSKRDDHLKSPDFFDAAKYPTMNFVSKKLTDDGGKKQLIGDLTMHGVTKSVTLDLDGPSKEQVDPQGKTRIAFSATTSIHRQDFGLIWSGSLKSGDSVVGDDIKVELDVEIVKQ, encoded by the coding sequence ATGAAGGTTTTCAGTAAGGCTGGTTTATCGAAGTTTTTAGTTATCGTTGGGATGGTAGCGGGAACCGCTATCGCGCAGGCACAAACCTCGACCTGGAAGATCGATCCCGCTCACAGCGAAGCGGATTTCACCGTCAAGCATATGGGAATTTCCAACGTCCACGGTCGATTCGGCGGAGTGACGGGCACGGTCAACCTTGATGAAAAAGACCCGGGCAAATCCAGCGTCAATGCGACCATCGACGTGACCACCGTCGACACCGGCAACTCGAAGCGTGATGATCATCTGAAGAGTCCCGACTTCTTCGACGCAGCCAAATACCCGACGATGAACTTCGTGAGCAAGAAACTGACCGATGACGGCGGCAAGAAGCAATTGATTGGCGATTTGACCATGCATGGCGTCACCAAAAGCGTCACTCTTGACCTCGACGGGCCAAGCAAAGAACAGGTTGATCCTCAGGGCAAGACACGCATTGCATTCTCAGCGACTACGTCGATTCACCGCCAGGACTTCGGACTCATTTGGAGCGGCAGCCTGAAGTCAGGGGACTCCGTAGTTGGCGACGACATCAAAGTCGAACTGGACGTCGAGATCGTCAAGCAATAA
- a CDS encoding aldo/keto reductase, with product MSTASTNASKAGSLSEANLTTRPLGDSNLHLTRIGFGAWATGGGNWEFAWGAQDDNESVRTIEHALDLGINWIDTAAIYGLGHSEEIVAKALKHVVKKPYVFTKCSMRWTEDRQIYRSLKPGSIQEEIEASLRRLRVDTIDLYQIHWPNPDDEIEEGWEAMAKLQQQGKVRYLGVSNFNVDQIKRVQKIAPVTSLQPPYSLLNRSVEAEILPYCLAQNIGVINYSPMASGLLSGKMTAKRIQQMPQDDWRKRSPNFNEPKLSQNLKLVERLKEIGQEYGVEPGAVAVAWTLQNPAITAAIVGARRPDQVDGTLAAAALVLKREEIAKIGEFINTTQGARQ from the coding sequence ATGTCTACTGCATCCACCAACGCAAGCAAAGCTGGCTCCCTCAGCGAAGCGAATCTGACGACTCGTCCACTCGGTGACTCCAATCTCCATCTGACCCGCATCGGGTTCGGCGCCTGGGCAACCGGCGGAGGTAACTGGGAATTCGCCTGGGGTGCGCAAGACGATAACGAATCAGTCAGGACCATAGAACATGCCCTGGATCTCGGCATCAACTGGATCGATACCGCGGCAATTTACGGCCTCGGACACTCGGAAGAGATCGTCGCCAAAGCCCTCAAGCACGTCGTCAAGAAGCCCTACGTCTTCACGAAATGTTCCATGCGATGGACAGAGGACCGGCAAATCTACCGAAGCTTGAAGCCCGGGTCGATCCAAGAGGAGATCGAAGCCTCGCTGCGCCGGCTGCGCGTCGATACCATCGATTTGTACCAGATCCACTGGCCCAATCCCGATGACGAGATCGAGGAAGGCTGGGAGGCGATGGCCAAACTGCAGCAGCAGGGCAAGGTCCGCTATCTCGGGGTCTCAAACTTCAACGTGGATCAAATCAAGCGCGTCCAGAAGATCGCCCCCGTAACCTCGCTTCAGCCCCCATATTCGCTGCTGAACCGGAGTGTTGAGGCGGAGATTCTCCCTTATTGCCTGGCGCAAAACATCGGAGTCATCAACTATTCGCCGATGGCTTCAGGGCTTCTCAGCGGGAAAATGACTGCCAAGCGGATCCAGCAGATGCCGCAGGACGACTGGCGTAAACGCAGCCCCAACTTCAACGAGCCTAAGTTATCTCAGAATTTGAAACTGGTTGAGCGTTTAAAGGAAATCGGACAGGAATACGGAGTTGAACCCGGTGCTGTGGCTGTAGCATGGACGCTACAGAATCCCGCCATCACGGCTGCAATTGTGGGCGCCCGGCGTCCCGATCAGGTCGACGGCACCCTTGCCGCTGCCGCTCTGGTACTCAAACGGGAAGAAATTGCGAAGATCGGGGAGTTTATTAATACAACCCAGGGAGCGCGCCAGTAA
- a CDS encoding acyl-CoA carboxylase subunit beta, producing MSLDPKAASSSPEEPHTTPLPPKLLKNVLASRLDIASPRSRKNAASMAALCSSMAEEAKLIQQGGGQKAVEAQHAKGRLTARERVELLLDPGTTFFELALFAAYGMYEEWGGAPAAGTLTGLGRVAGRLVMVIANDATVKAGAFFPMTAKKVIRAQTIAMENRIPTIYLVDSAGVFLPLQEDVFPDQDDFGRIFRNNAVMSAMGVPQVTAIMGMCVAGGAYLPVMTDTVLMTEGSGLFLAGPALVQAAIGQKYTAEELGGAAMHAEISGTVDFKEPNDHLCLARLRSLISRLGHPPSAPFDRADFVEQRDAPLFPAQDLDSLMNPEAATNAYDMHEIIARIVDRSEFDEYRPDYGRTVLCGYGRIGGHSIGIVANQKEHQPHTAPNGEKRTEFGGVIYAESAEKAARFIMDCNQNLIPLIFLHDVNGFMVGRDAEWSGIIRAGAKMVSAVANSTVPKITIIVGGSYGAGHYAMCGKAYDPRFIFAWPTAKYAVMSGASAANTLVEIKIRQLERDGKKLSDPEKQELLESIKATYEAQTDCRYAAARLWVDAIIEPVETRTALLLALEAVALNPDVAKFNPGVIQT from the coding sequence ATGAGCCTCGATCCAAAAGCAGCGAGTTCCAGCCCAGAAGAACCTCATACAACGCCATTGCCGCCCAAGCTGCTGAAAAATGTCCTTGCTTCCCGCTTAGACATCGCGAGCCCGCGTTCGCGAAAGAATGCCGCCTCGATGGCGGCGCTCTGCTCCTCGATGGCTGAGGAAGCCAAGCTCATTCAGCAAGGCGGCGGCCAGAAGGCCGTGGAGGCGCAGCATGCCAAAGGCCGCCTCACCGCGCGCGAACGGGTGGAACTGCTGCTCGACCCAGGCACGACTTTCTTCGAACTCGCGCTGTTCGCAGCTTACGGTATGTATGAAGAATGGGGAGGAGCGCCCGCAGCCGGGACGCTGACCGGCCTAGGCCGCGTCGCGGGACGCTTGGTCATGGTCATCGCCAACGATGCCACGGTGAAGGCAGGAGCCTTCTTCCCGATGACCGCGAAGAAGGTCATCCGCGCGCAGACGATAGCGATGGAGAATCGCATCCCTACGATTTACCTGGTCGACTCGGCGGGTGTCTTCCTGCCGCTCCAGGAAGACGTCTTCCCCGATCAGGATGACTTTGGGCGCATCTTCCGCAACAACGCGGTGATGTCGGCAATGGGCGTCCCTCAGGTCACCGCGATCATGGGCATGTGCGTCGCCGGCGGCGCGTATCTGCCGGTGATGACTGACACCGTTCTGATGACTGAAGGCAGCGGACTTTTTCTCGCCGGCCCGGCGCTGGTGCAGGCCGCAATCGGCCAAAAATATACAGCCGAGGAGCTCGGCGGGGCGGCCATGCACGCCGAAATCTCCGGCACTGTCGACTTCAAGGAGCCCAACGACCATCTCTGCCTGGCGCGGCTGCGTTCTCTGATCAGCCGGCTCGGCCATCCGCCTTCCGCCCCATTCGACCGGGCCGACTTCGTGGAGCAGCGCGACGCGCCGCTCTTTCCTGCCCAGGATCTTGATTCGCTGATGAATCCAGAGGCAGCGACGAATGCCTACGACATGCACGAAATCATCGCGCGCATCGTCGACCGCAGCGAGTTCGATGAATATCGCCCCGACTACGGCCGCACTGTCCTGTGCGGATACGGGCGGATCGGGGGCCATTCGATCGGCATCGTCGCTAACCAGAAGGAACACCAGCCGCATACCGCACCTAACGGTGAGAAACGCACCGAATTTGGCGGCGTCATCTATGCCGAGAGTGCCGAGAAGGCGGCTCGCTTCATCATGGATTGCAATCAGAACCTGATCCCGCTGATCTTTCTCCACGATGTGAACGGCTTCATGGTCGGCCGCGATGCCGAGTGGAGCGGCATCATTCGCGCCGGAGCCAAGATGGTCTCCGCGGTCGCGAACTCAACCGTTCCCAAGATCACCATCATTGTTGGCGGATCGTACGGCGCCGGCCACTACGCGATGTGCGGCAAGGCTTACGATCCACGCTTCATCTTTGCCTGGCCGACAGCCAAATACGCGGTCATGAGCGGGGCCTCCGCCGCCAACACTCTGGTCGAGATCAAGATACGGCAACTCGAACGCGACGGCAAAAAACTTAGCGATCCCGAGAAACAAGAGCTCCTGGAGTCGATCAAGGCCACCTACGAAGCCCAGACAGACTGCCGCTACGCCGCTGCCCGCCTGTGGGTCGATGCCATCATCGAACCAGTCGAAACCCGGACTGCGCTGCTGCTGGCGCTAGAGGCGGTGGCGCTAAATCCTGATGTGGCCAAGTTCAATCCGGGTGTGATTCAGACCTGA
- a CDS encoding response regulator transcription factor: MVTTNTEFFEEIPSEDGLAAATQSLPLIRVILADSQAIYRVGIRKIFALEDDIRVVAQVDTLESLHAAVQRFPSDIVLLEGSLLTGKTDAIPDLMRLAPQAKVIVQALAADESNTVELYRRGVRGIIPRSISPDLLVKCVRKIAQGETWIDNQSVNWVIEAYRSNAAAITNPRTQPRLSPKELSIIHCITEGKRNKEIAFQIGTTEQVIKNYLRKIYDKLGVSDRLELALYCLHHHLIPDGASSAAKPADKLGKI; this comes from the coding sequence ATGGTAACGACCAATACCGAATTCTTCGAGGAGATTCCATCGGAGGACGGCCTTGCGGCTGCCACCCAGAGTCTTCCATTGATCCGTGTCATTCTCGCCGACTCTCAGGCGATCTACCGCGTCGGCATCCGCAAGATCTTCGCGTTAGAGGACGATATTCGCGTCGTCGCTCAGGTGGATACGCTCGAGAGCCTTCATGCCGCAGTCCAGAGATTTCCTTCGGATATTGTGCTGCTCGAAGGCAGCCTCCTAACAGGCAAGACCGATGCCATTCCGGACCTCATGCGGCTCGCTCCGCAAGCGAAGGTCATCGTTCAGGCCCTGGCGGCGGATGAATCGAATACAGTCGAGTTATACCGGCGAGGGGTGCGAGGCATCATTCCCCGCTCCATTTCTCCCGACCTGCTGGTGAAATGTGTTCGCAAGATCGCCCAGGGCGAGACCTGGATCGACAACCAGTCGGTCAATTGGGTGATCGAGGCGTACCGCTCCAATGCCGCCGCAATTACCAATCCTCGCACTCAGCCCCGGCTCTCTCCGAAGGAACTCTCGATCATCCATTGCATCACGGAAGGAAAGAGAAACAAGGAGATTGCTTTTCAGATTGGAACCACCGAACAGGTCATCAAGAATTATTTACGCAAGATCTACGACAAGCTCGGAGTCTCCGATCGACTCGAACTCGCGCTCTACTGTCTCCATCATCACTTGATACCAGATGGCGCCTCTTCGGCAGCGAAGCCGGCCGACAAGCTGGGAAAGATCTAA
- a CDS encoding type II toxin-antitoxin system Phd/YefM family antitoxin: MKSASVRDLRYDFPKIERLLSQGEEIHITKRRKVIARLVPEKPHARPELPDFLARLHSIYGDRVQEVSGAELIREDRDRY; encoded by the coding sequence ATGAAGAGCGCATCCGTTCGCGACCTCCGCTATGACTTCCCAAAGATTGAACGGCTCCTGAGCCAAGGCGAAGAGATTCATATCACCAAGCGCCGTAAGGTGATCGCGCGGCTCGTGCCGGAGAAGCCGCATGCTCGGCCGGAATTGCCCGACTTCTTGGCCAGGTTGCACTCGATCTACGGCGATAGGGTCCAAGAAGTGAGCGGGGCGGAGTTGATTCGTGAGGACCGTGATCGCTATTGA
- a CDS encoding DUF3592 domain-containing protein — protein MSSGRLSQFLHNPFVNPWAHQGSERDSWPETKATVADCLNLSGMWDEDRPHADLYSVRFTYWVYDRMHTGCFKTRTRYSPGETLMVRHDPVRPERNSADPEEKLRTELLIVAAVSLIALYFALVVHF, from the coding sequence ATGTCCTCTGGAAGGCTTTCGCAGTTCTTGCACAATCCGTTTGTGAATCCCTGGGCGCATCAGGGCAGCGAGCGCGACTCCTGGCCGGAGACGAAGGCAACGGTTGCCGATTGCCTGAATCTGTCCGGAATGTGGGACGAGGATCGTCCTCATGCTGATCTTTACTCGGTCCGCTTCACCTACTGGGTGTATGACCGCATGCACACTGGTTGCTTCAAGACGCGAACCAGGTACTCTCCTGGAGAGACGCTGATGGTGCGCCACGACCCGGTACGTCCCGAACGGAATAGCGCTGACCCTGAAGAGAAGTTGCGGACTGAGCTGCTGATTGTGGCAGCAGTGAGCCTGATTGCGCTCTACTTCGCTCTTGTCGTGCACTTTTGA
- a CDS encoding hydroxymethylglutaryl-CoA lyase, whose product MRKHRTPALKLIECPRDAWQALPRPIPAEVKADYLRLLIAAGLKHIDAVSFVSAAAVPQMADSEQVLKYLDAAVPDMPEDVEIIAIVVNEKGAERAIATAAVQTLGFPYSISPEFLKRNQNQTPEECLDVLEAIGQLAFKAGLDIVAYVSMAFGNPYGDAYDTEEVIAACDLLVDMGITQISLADTVGLATPRQIEDLSTDVLAVHDDIEIGLHLHAHPNDVALKVAAAYRAGIRRMDMAVGGLGGCPFAQDALVGNLATELAIAELKRLGAELPALAPLDGIIAANQAIADKFGAAIQ is encoded by the coding sequence ATGAGAAAGCACAGAACCCCCGCCTTAAAGCTGATCGAATGCCCCCGTGACGCCTGGCAAGCTCTCCCCAGGCCCATTCCCGCCGAAGTCAAGGCCGATTACCTGCGCCTCTTGATCGCCGCCGGACTGAAGCACATCGACGCCGTCTCTTTCGTATCGGCGGCGGCGGTTCCGCAGATGGCCGACTCCGAACAGGTCTTGAAGTACCTCGATGCGGCGGTTCCCGATATGCCCGAGGACGTAGAGATCATCGCCATCGTTGTCAACGAAAAGGGCGCAGAGCGAGCCATCGCTACTGCCGCGGTGCAAACCCTCGGCTTCCCCTATTCCATCTCGCCCGAGTTCCTGAAGCGCAACCAGAACCAGACGCCGGAGGAATGCCTCGATGTGTTGGAGGCAATCGGCCAACTCGCCTTTAAAGCCGGCCTGGATATTGTCGCTTACGTATCGATGGCCTTCGGAAACCCCTATGGCGACGCCTATGACACCGAAGAAGTCATCGCCGCCTGCGATCTGCTTGTCGATATGGGGATTACTCAGATTTCTCTTGCGGATACGGTCGGCCTGGCGACACCGCGCCAGATTGAAGATCTCTCAACCGATGTGCTGGCGGTCCACGATGACATCGAGATTGGCTTGCATCTTCACGCCCATCCAAATGATGTTGCGCTCAAGGTAGCAGCGGCGTATCGTGCGGGCATAAGGCGAATGGACATGGCCGTTGGCGGCCTGGGCGGTTGTCCTTTTGCACAAGATGCATTGGTCGGCAACTTGGCCACTGAGTTGGCCATCGCGGAGCTGAAACGGTTGGGCGCCGAACTTCCGGCGCTTGCGCCCCTCGATGGGATCATCGCCGCCAATCAGGCCATTGCAGACAAGTTCGGAGCAGCAATTCAGTAA
- a CDS encoding PilZ domain-containing protein encodes MVVEEVTCWMLTKMGPEIELVSLPENPGAVEVRCAVRFPLCLPIQVITAKGAYDAITENISASGVLFQSREDLGVDSRVEFLLKMPASVIGAEDDVTLHCVGRVVRSYLEQEHYHAAAVIDDYRFSH; translated from the coding sequence ATGGTAGTAGAAGAGGTCACTTGCTGGATGCTCACCAAAATGGGACCAGAGATAGAACTCGTATCCCTTCCGGAAAATCCAGGAGCGGTGGAAGTGCGTTGTGCGGTGCGATTTCCCTTGTGTCTGCCGATCCAGGTAATTACCGCCAAAGGGGCTTACGACGCAATCACCGAAAATATCTCAGCCAGTGGTGTGTTGTTTCAGTCACGCGAAGATCTAGGCGTCGATAGCCGAGTAGAGTTTCTCCTCAAAATGCCTGCCAGCGTGATTGGCGCCGAAGATGACGTGACCCTTCACTGTGTTGGTAGAGTCGTACGTTCTTATTTGGAACAAGAGCACTATCATGCCGCTGCTGTAATTGACGATTACCGTTTTAGCCACTAA
- a CDS encoding HAD family hydrolase, whose amino-acid sequence MDGKFESPFTREAAWQLVLDYTDSPSLRKHALSVETCVRAYGVREADARSLVGSERDSLIEKYAITGVLHDFDYERFPSLDDHPFAGNKILAELGWPEEIRTAILSHASYSGVPRNSHLEKSLFACDELAGFLTACSLVKPTKSIFDVDVAGVRKKMKDKAFARGVHREDILNGAAELGVDLDQHIAFCLEAMQKNADELGLAGVQPS is encoded by the coding sequence ATGGACGGAAAATTTGAGTCACCCTTCACCCGCGAGGCAGCCTGGCAGTTGGTCCTCGACTACACTGACTCACCGAGCCTCCGGAAACACGCGCTCTCTGTCGAAACCTGTGTGCGCGCCTATGGCGTTCGCGAGGCTGATGCGCGCAGCCTGGTTGGCAGCGAACGTGATTCGCTCATCGAGAAATACGCCATCACCGGAGTGCTTCACGATTTCGATTACGAACGCTTCCCTTCCCTCGACGATCATCCCTTTGCCGGAAACAAGATCCTCGCTGAACTCGGCTGGCCTGAAGAGATTCGCACCGCCATTCTTTCCCATGCCAGCTACTCGGGCGTCCCACGCAACTCTCATCTCGAAAAGTCTCTCTTCGCGTGCGATGAACTCGCAGGCTTCCTTACCGCCTGCTCCCTGGTCAAACCCACAAAATCAATTTTCGATGTGGATGTGGCTGGAGTCCGCAAAAAGATGAAGGACAAAGCTTTCGCGCGCGGGGTGCATCGCGAAGACATTCTTAACGGAGCAGCGGAGCTGGGCGTCGATCTCGACCAGCACATCGCCTTCTGCCTGGAAGCGATGCAGAAAAATGCTGATGAGTTGGGGCTAGCAGGAGTGCAACCTAGCTAG